The following proteins are co-located in the Argopecten irradians isolate NY chromosome 9, Ai_NY, whole genome shotgun sequence genome:
- the LOC138331175 gene encoding calmodulin-like — MASSRTIVVDGHRKLSIPVSNEMLIRSPPPSARRMSRARPSISNNSEEVKKTTSGSNKLPTMERRTSKNLPFIVIRDKNLTEAQMQEIISSFEMIDLNSDGRISKGELIKAAALLGMNPTEEDAKAMMRLADLDGDGFINFEEYKNMMRHNYIEIDLEKERLMAAFRVIDKNKDGFLSRDELRSALTYKAPPENMIDVERFLEEADVNHDGQIDYAEFVNSQLCTKIFM; from the exons ATGGCGTCAAGCAGAACTATCGTTGTTGATGGTCACCGCAAGCTATCTATACCTGTatcaaatgaaatgttgataCGATCACCACCACCATCGGCACGTCGCATGTCCAGAGCAAGGCCGAGCATTTCAAATAATTCCGAAGAAGTAAAAAAGACCACTTCCGGTAGCAACAAACTTCCAACAATGGAACGTCGCACATCAAAAAATCTACCATTTATTGTGATACGAGACAAGAATCTAACAGAAGCCCAAATGCAGG AAATAATATCATCGTTTGAAATGATTGACCTGAATAGCGATGGTAGGATATCGAAAGGTGAGCTAATCAAGGCAGCAGCACTACTTGGTATGAATCCTACAGAGGAGGACGCGAAGGCAATGATGCGACTCGCTGATCTTGACG GTGATGGGTTTATCAACTTTGAGGAGTATAAGAATATGATGAGGCATAACTACATAGAGATAGACCTGGAGAAGGAGCGTCTCATGGCAGCGTTCCGTGTCATAGACAAAAACAAGGACGGATTCCTTAGTCGGGATGAACTTCGATCCGCACTCACATATAAGGCCCCACCGGAAAACATGATTGACGTTGAAAGGTTTCTTGAGGAAGCCGATGTGAACCATGATGGACAAATAGACTACGCGG AGTTTGTGAATTCACAGTTGTGTACGAAAATTTTTATGTAG
- the LOC138330804 gene encoding calmodulin-like — MADNLKRRRHSRVKKCGKDKNLKRPTETIPDLQKEIEDTFALIDTDGDGRISKTEMVKAASLMGINPTDEDADTMLRMADGDGDGFINCKEYCAMMSQTYSSKDQEKQALRKAFETLDRDGDGYLTTDELRAALQFNSDITDDEIEIFFMEADTDGDGKIDYTEFIESTLCVSLV, encoded by the exons ATGGCTGACAATCTCAAAAGGCGAAGACACTCGAGAGTGAAAAAATGCGGGAAAGATAAAAATTTAAAGCGTCCGACCGAAACAATCCCAGATTTACAAAAAG AAATAGAAGACACGTTTGCCCTTATAGATACAGATGGGGACGGGAGGATATCAAAGACAGAAATGGTGAAAGCAGCATCATTGATGGGGATAAATCCTACGGATGAAGACGCCGATACCATGCTTAGAATGGCGGACGGTGATG GTGATGGTTTCATCAACTGCAAAGAGTACTGCGCCATGATGTCACAAACATATTCCTCCAAGGATCAAGAAAAACAGGCCCTGCGGAAAGCGTTTGAGACACTTGACAGGGATGGGGATGGTTACTTAACGACAGACGAGCTACGTGCTGCCCTACAATTCAACTCGGATATAACGGACGATGAAATTGAAATCTTTTTTATGGAAGCGGATACAGACGGAGATGGCAAAATAGATTATACtg AATTCATCGAATCGACGTTATGTGTGTCCCTGGTGTGA